CTAGCAATCCGACTCGCTCCGGTCCTGAACAAGGAAACTTCACGGACTGATTGCGCGCTGTCCTCTTTCGCCGCCCTACCGGCGGTGTATTCTTTTTCTCTATCTCATCCTATGAAACAAACCATTACCCGATTGCTGCCCTTGGCCGCAAGTTGGCTGCTGGGTGTGTCCAGCTCCCAGGCGCAAGTCACCCCCTCGCTCCCCGTACAGCAGGCGCTTCCGACGAGGCGACTATCGTCAAAAACCGCTCCCCTACTGGCCCCCGCCAACGGCAAATACAGCCCCCCCGGCGGGCGCAAGCACGCCGGCAGGCAGGGGCGACCGTCGCGCCCGGCCTCGAGTGGGTGGCGCGCTACGCCGGCCCGGGCAGCCCACAAAATAAGGTAGACGTCGCGACTGCCCTCGTGGTGGATGCGGCGGGCAATGTCTATGTGACGGGCAGAGCCCGGGAAGAAAACGCGCTGCAAGCTAACGACTATGCCACTATCAAATACTCCCCGAGCGGCCAACAACTCTGGGTGGCCCGCTACAACAATGGCGGCGATGATGTGCCCATGGATCTGGCCGTGGATGCGGCAGGCAATGTTTACGTGACCGGCCGCTCGTTTAACCAGGGCTCGGGCGATGACTATGCGACCGTCAAGTACTCGGCCAGTGGCCAGCGGTTGTGGACGGCGCGCTACAACGGGGCGGGCAATGGGTCCGACCAGGCGGTCGGCCTGGGGTTGGACGCGGCCGGCAACGTGTACGTGACCGGTACCTCGGCCGGCACGGGGACCAAGCTCGATTATGTGACCGTCAAGTACGCTCCCGGCGGGCAGCGCCTGTGGGAGGCGCGCTACAATGCGGCCGGGGGCAATGATGAAGCGGTGGACATCGCGCTGGACGCGGCCGGCAATATCTTGGTGACGGGTACTATCTCGCGGGACAGCGATTCGGTTTCCAAAGACTATGCGACCCTCAAATACACGGCCAGCGGCGAGCAACTGTGGGTGAACCGCTACAATGGCTCGGGTAATGCCAATGACCTGGCTGTGGCGTTGGCCGTCGACGCCGCCGGCAACGTGGTGGTGACCGGCACCTCCAGCACCACCACGTATTTCACAGACGACTATCCTGACTACGCCACGGTCAAGTACGCGGCCAACGGGCAGCAGCTGTGGGACGTACGCTACAACGGCGTGCTAACACGCAGTTTGGAACAGGCGTTTGACGTGGCCGTGGACGCGGCGGGCGACGTGTTCGTGACGGGGCGCTCGCGCAACCCCACGAAAGGCGATTGGGACTACGCCACCCTCAAGTATGCGGCCGCCAGTGGCCAGCAACTCTGGGAGGCGCGCTACGACGGAGGAACTGGTGAGAGCGAGGATGATGTGACGGCTATGGCCGTAAACGCGGCGGGTGACGTGTACGTGACGGGCGCCAGCAATGGGGACTACGGCACGCTTAAGTATGCCGGAGCCAACGGCCAGCAGCTCTGGGCCTTATATTACACGCAATCCTCCTCCTCTGATGCGGCGTACGCCGTGGCCATAGACGCGGCCGACAATGTTTACGTTACGGGCGCCAGCGGCGGGGGTCCCTCGGACTTCGCAACCCTCAAGTATGGGATCAATACCGTCAATCAGGTGCCCACGGCCCGCGCCGCCCCCACCACCCCGCTTACCTTGCCCACGACGAGTACCCGCCTGAGCGGGGCTGGCACCGACCCCGACGGCACGATTGTCGGCTACATCTGGTCGCAAGTCAGCGGGCCTAGCCCGGCCGTCATTACCGGCCGGAGTGGGCGCACGCCGCTGGTGAGCAACCTGGTGGCCGGCACGTACGTGTTCAGCTTAGAGGTGACCGACAGTGGCGGGCTGCGCAGTGCTGCCAGTCAGACCACGCTCACGGTCAATCCCGAACCGGCGGATGGCCGGGTGCTCTACCGCGTGAATGCGGGCGGCAGCCAAGTAACTAACGCTATTGGCACCTTCGCCGCCGATCCCTTCAACGCGGACGGAGCTACCTTCGCCACCGACCAGCCCATTGCCGGCACCGAGGACGACGCCCTCTACCAAAGTGAGCGCTACGGCCGCTACTTTCGCTACAGCTTTGCCGTGAGCCGGGGCAAACAGTACGAGGTGGTGCTTCACTTTGCTGAGGTCTACGCCACTCGCGCCGGCCAGCGCGTGTTCGATGTGGCCGCGGAAGGGCTGGTGGCGTTGAACGACTACGACATCTACCAGAAGGTGGGGCCTTCACGGCGACCACCGAACGGCTGCTCGTCACGGCCGCCGACGAGGAGCTTGCCTTGGACTTCTACGGCCTGATCGACAACGCGAAAGTGTCGGCCATTGAAATCTATACCGTCAACTCCACCCCTACCACGACGGCCGTGCTGCGCCTCAATGCGGGTAGTGGCCAGTTAAGCACGAGTACCGGCCCGTTTGCGGCTGATCAGTACGCGACGGGCGGCAGCGAGTTTGCCACCGACCAGGCGATTGCTGGCACCGAAGATGATGCGCTCTACCAGAGTGAGCGCTACGGCGCGTTCACCTACAACCTGCCCGTGGCCAACGGGCAGTATATGGTCAAACTGCACTTTGCTGAACTCTACTGGAACAGCACCGGCCAGCGCGTCTTCGACGTGCGCGCCGAAAACACAACCGTACTCCGCGCCTACGACATTGTGCGCAAAGTCGGGCCGCTGACGGCCACCACCGAGTCCTTCCCCGTTACCGTCACCGACGGGGTGCTTTCCTTGGCTTTTGCCCCCGGCGCGGGCGGGGTGGACCAGCCGAAAGTGTCGGCCATCGAGGTGCTCCAAGCGAGTCCGACCGCCGTGCTGCGTCTCAATGTGGGCGGCGGGCAGCTCAGCACGAGCGTGGGCCGCTTCAGCACGGATCAGTTCGCGTACGGCGGCACCGAATTCGCCACCGACCAGCCCATTGCCGGCACCGAAGACGATGCCCTCTATCAGACCGAGCGCTACGGCACCTTCTCCTACGGTCTGCCCGTGGCCAACGGCACCTACACCGTCAAGCTCCACTTTGCCGAGCTCTATTGGAACGCCCCCGGCCAGCGCGTCTTCGACGTGGTGGCCGAAGGCAGCACCGTGCTCCAAGCCTACGACATTGTCAAGAAGGTAGGCCCGTTGACAGCCACCACCGAGTCGTTTTCGGTGACCGTCACCGACGGGGTGCTCGCGCTGGCCTTCGCGCCCGGGGCCGGCGGGGTGGATCAGCCGAAAGTGTCGGCCATCGAGGTGCTCAGCGGCAACTCCGCTTCCCCGGTTACCGCGGCGCGCTCCGCTGCCAGCCCCTTGGCACCCGGTGCCCCGGCTAAGCTACCCGTCTACAGCGCGCAGGTCAAGCTCTACCCCAATCCATCTACTGATGGCCGCGTCACGCTCGAGCTGCCGGCCGCCTTCCAAGGCGAGGTCAGTTACTCGCTGGTTTCCTCGCTGGGCACGACCTTGAGCCAGGGCCAGTGCACGGTTTCGGCCGCGGGACAGTCGGTAACCTTCGACTTTTCGCCGCAGCTGTCGGCCGAAGGACTGTACTACCTGCACCTGCGCGGAGCCAAGGGCCAAGCCCACGTCAAGCTGCTCCGGAAATAACCACCGACCCGGCGCTGACCCGACACGCACTGGCCCCTCGGAAGAAGCGCCCGACGAGAGAGTAGATCTTGCTGCAGCAGAAGGGTCACTGTTTTGAACCGTCCGCCCGAAAGTAGGGGCGCGTCCTGGCACGGGCTAATGCCGAAAAGCGAAAAAGGGTCTGCTGCCTCGGGCAACAGACCCTTTTTTCAGCCCCCACCTGCGACCAGCTAGCGATTTATTGTTCAGCTTGAAAAGCTAGTAGGTGCTGGCCTTTTGCCCCTTGAGCACCTTTTAAGTGGGCCTTTTGAAAAGGTCCAGGTCCCTGCTAAGCAACTGATAATTTACATGCACTCTCTACCTGACTGCACCTGTTGTCAAATCAAGATCATGTATCGCACAAATGATTAGCGAATTTCTGCATAATCTTTATAAGATTCCAGCTTCATCCACCATTGAAAGCCCCCTT
This window of the Hymenobacter volaticus genome carries:
- a CDS encoding malectin domain-containing carbohydrate-binding protein, which codes for MRAVLFRRPTGGVFFFSISSYETNHYPIAALGRKLAAGCVQLPGASHPLAPRTAGASDEATIVKNRSPTGPRQRQIQPPRRAQARRQAGATVAPGLEWVARYAGPGSPQNKVDVATALVVDAAGNVYVTGRAREENALQANDYATIKYSPSGQQLWVARYNNGGDDVPMDLAVDAAGNVYVTGRSFNQGSGDDYATVKYSASGQRLWTARYNGAGNGSDQAVGLGLDAAGNVYVTGTSAGTGTKLDYVTVKYAPGGQRLWEARYNAAGGNDEAVDIALDAAGNILVTGTISRDSDSVSKDYATLKYTASGEQLWVNRYNGSGNANDLAVALAVDAAGNVVVTGTSSTTTYFTDDYPDYATVKYAANGQQLWDVRYNGVLTRSLEQAFDVAVDAAGDVFVTGRSRNPTKGDWDYATLKYAAASGQQLWEARYDGGTGESEDDVTAMAVNAAGDVYVTGASNGDYGTLKYAGANGQQLWALYYTQSSSSDAAYAVAIDAADNVYVTGASGGGPSDFATLKYGINTVNQVPTARAAPTTPLTLPTTSTRLSGAGTDPDGTIVGYIWSQVSGPSPAVITGRSGRTPLVSNLVAGTYVFSLEVTDSGGLRSAASQTTLTVNPEPADGRVLYRVNAGGSQVTNAIGTFAADPFNADGATFATDQPIAGTEDDALYQSERYGRYFRYSFAVSRGKQYEVVLHFAEVYATRAGQRVFDVAAEGLVALNDYDIYQKVGPSRRPPNGCSSRPPTRSLPWTSTA
- a CDS encoding malectin domain-containing carbohydrate-binding protein; translation: MDFYGLIDNAKVSAIEIYTVNSTPTTTAVLRLNAGSGQLSTSTGPFAADQYATGGSEFATDQAIAGTEDDALYQSERYGAFTYNLPVANGQYMVKLHFAELYWNSTGQRVFDVRAENTTVLRAYDIVRKVGPLTATTESFPVTVTDGVLSLAFAPGAGGVDQPKVSAIEVLQASPTAVLRLNVGGGQLSTSVGRFSTDQFAYGGTEFATDQPIAGTEDDALYQTERYGTFSYGLPVANGTYTVKLHFAELYWNAPGQRVFDVVAEGSTVLQAYDIVKKVGPLTATTESFSVTVTDGVLALAFAPGAGGVDQPKVSAIEVLSGNSASPVTAARSAASPLAPGAPAKLPVYSAQVKLYPNPSTDGRVTLELPAAFQGEVSYSLVSSLGTTLSQGQCTVSAAGQSVTFDFSPQLSAEGLYYLHLRGAKGQAHVKLLRK